TGCCACAAAGCTCCCTGGTCTAACGAATTTTAACATGTAGaagaaaaaacttttttttgtgGGACACAAATAGAGGCCGAACCTTTTGTCAAAAGCAAGAACACTCAATTGTTAGTTCCATTACTACACATGAGCTAGCTAAACCCTGTCATATCCAAAGCTGCAGATTCTAAAagcaaaacaaataaacaatccACTTCGATGAAAATGGCCAAGGAgcaagatgaaaaaaaattctaaaaaggATATGCCTTGCAATAGTTAGCTTTGAAATGACTCTACAGGCTAAATGCAGCAAAATCTTGCGCCAAAAATGTCTATCAACAGTCCACAACTCTTATTCCACAGAATCACAGGGATTTGACTTTAATTGGGTCTTAAATACATGCAAGAACCAAACTAGGAGTAGAGCGCGGGAGGCCAAATTAACGGGAACTAGGGTTTACACTTTACAACCACCAATACGAAGCGAACGATACAGGAGAAACAATCTCAGCTCCACCGCACGCCACAACCAAACCATCGATTTACGGCAAGCGATGGAGTGATTTCGAGAGGAAGCGGAGGTGGTGGGGAGCGGGTTTTATACCTTTGACGAACTCctcgaggtcggcggcgcggagtgcgccgacggcgacggggtTCTGCGGGCGGAGGgccggctcgtcgtcgccgccgccgtctccgtccCGCTCCAGGTCCCGGAGGGTCGAGGGGAAGACGAAGGGCGGCGCCATCTCGCcgcggacgacgccggcggcggcggcgagcggaggaggaggtcggcttCGATTCGAGCCttaggtggagagagagaaggatggGGGAATGGGGAGCGTTTCGAAACGGAGAGCGGGAGGCGTAAAATTTCGTGAGCTTTGCTGCTCTCTGTCGGTAaagggtggggcccacgtgtcatgGACTCATGGCGGAGATGCCAGTTTGGAGCCGCTTGTTTAATGTGGGACCCAGCAGCGGTCCTGACTCCTGACACTCGATGGTGGGCCTGCATTGGATGGGCCTCATTGCCGGGCCACTGATGTATAGGCCCATCCAGACGAGCTTACAGAACGAAAACTCATGAATTTTCACTGTACCACTTTACTCCCATATATTTTCTTTGCAAATGGATCCCTTGTTACTATTTGCAAAATCTTTCTAGCTAAATTTTACTGATCcttaaatttcagaaaaccccAGGGTTTGAAGCACATGTAACACAAAACAACACATATTATGATTTGATTCAAAGAACCCCAGGTTTTGAGGTATCATAGTGTTTCAAGAAACGCATGTTTATGTCACGTACTCATAATTCcattattaaatataatatttttggaTATGTTTACATTAGTAGGCTCAAAATACATACCCATCACATTTACTTCGtctttttttcttacttttgcattatatgattgaaaaaaatacaacacAATCATACTAATAATGACATATTGACCGGTTACTTATATGGACAAACATTAATCATAATACCGTAATAATGCTCGTTAAAATGAGGCTAGGAATATCTCATATATTCTTTTTAATTATTACGCATAAATATACTAGCAAAAATGACATTGTAAGCTTAAACATTTGGGTTTCTTGTAACATTTCACCCCCAAACCCTGAGGTTTTTTGAAACTTTAGGTTTTGCGTTTTGAGTGTCTTAAAAGGTTTTTGTGAAATCCATTCTCTGTCTTTTTTGCAAATCAGTGACCAACAACTTATTAAATCACAACCTTTATTTGTCCCAATTTGCCTGGTACATCTCAAAAATCACAAAGTCGAAATACCATCGTATGTcacattgacatgtgggtctggaccccacatgtcattcccaTATACCAATGCATTGGAACACTTCTTTCGTTGTTCTTCAGTCCTCCCTCCCGACCAACGCCAGCAAGAAGCCCTTGTAACCGAACGATGTGTCGCCGACGACGTCGCGAGTGACGGTGGTCTTGTACCTGACCTTGTACTCCTCCCTGATGTGTCTCATGTCGATCTCAGCACGCGACACGATTACTCTGGTGAGCATGTCCTCGTACGTCCCCAATCCCAAGATCGAGTGCCTGATCACCTGAACCAGCATGTGCAAGAACAGAACAGGTTAATTATCACTGTGATTACAAAGATGGCCCGATGCTAATCTGAGTTGGGTTTTTAGGTGTTAATTCACCTCTGCAAAGTGTTTTTCAGGTGATGTTAAGCACCACACGGCGGTCTTCAGCATCCTGCCAAACTGGCCGATGCAATGGCTGTCAATATCCTGAAAGAACAAGACAGCAATGAAGATCACACGttttcttcatctttttttGCTTATCTTGTGGCATGATGATGCTGTTGATTTGCTTGGTAATCTTATCAAGTTTGGCATGATGATGCTGTTGATTTGCTTGGTAATCTTATCAAAGTTATCATATACCTCAGCTATGTCTGAACCATGATCCTCTCTGTATCTCTGAAACGTTGCCCTGAGCTGGGACTTGCTCCGAGTGGTCACAATCCgaacgacctcgtcttccccgcgcggctgcttcttcttcttgatgGCTTCTGCCAGCTGAGACGCCTCCATCCTCACCACGTCCATGTCGACGACGCACTCATCTCCCTCGTAGCGGTACGAGCTCACCAGCCTCACCAGCATCTGCAGATCAGAAACACACCAGCAACGATCgattagggaaaaaaaaagaagtctcCTTGTCTGAATTCTCTGAACTTATCTGAACATGATATGAGATTGTGAGTTGCAGTGTGATCTTGGCTTGCCTTCTTCAGAGGTTCTTggatcgccggcgacgccgcgacGTCCTCCTCGACGGAGCAGCCGAAGAGGGCGAGGTAGGCGCGCCTGACGGCGACGAGGTGATCCGGGGTGCAAGCGCACGACACCTCGATCAGCACGGACATGTAGTAGGTCTCGTCTCTCTGCTTCTTCTTCAGTGCTTCGTGCACTAGGTTCGCGTCCCGTTCTGCCGGGTCCATCGTCCACAGGATCATGGCTTTCTGAACCAAGAAATCTCaagattgagaaaaaaaaatatatacagcaTTTGGAGAATTCAGAAGAGAGAAGTTTATGGAAGATCAGGCAAAGCTTAGTAGTACCCAGAAatcgagggagaggaggcaatGGCGGGAGAGCTTGTAGCGGAAGCAGTTGAGGAGGGGCTCCCGGTAGAGGAAGGCGTAGGCGCGGCGTATCGCCGCCCgctgcgccgccgttcgccggcacAGGATCCGGGTCAGGGCGCCCTTGTCCGCTCTCCATCCTGCGGATGCAACACGCGTCGTCACCATGCGTCCATGTCGCACTGTACGACAACAGCAAGAACAACACGAAGAGTCGAAGAATCCAGAGAGGAAGTTGCCATGGATTTTTTCATATAATGGAATATAGTTCTGGCCTTTACTCAAATATccacagccaattattacatcaATTCAATAAAAACCTCACATACGAATAaacaaaaaaacacacaaaaactaataaaaactcCCACGGTATAATAAGATCATaaaaattattgaattctaATTTTCAACCAAAGTTCACGAACAGCTGTATAGCTATAAACCATTGACTCTAGATGACGACACGCAACGCAGCTGCCATGGATGAATGGCGATGTGAGAGCACGCACCTTGAAGCGCCTTCCTGAGGCTCTCGGCGTCGTCGGAGGCGGACGGGACGGGGCTCGGGACGGCATTGATGgacatgatcgatcgatctcttctCTGCGCTCTGAGTGGCAATGGTGGCGAACACACGACACGAGATTACACGGACAAATGGACAGTCAAGCTAGTACTAGGAATTATAAAGAGCAGGGATTTTTCGAAAGAGCTGGAGAAAAACTTGCAAAGTTATGGGCACATTTGCAGCACTTTGCACAAATGACAAATCACTGATGAATATATGTGCTGCACAGCTAACTTCCTTAGGCATTAAGCTTTCCTACAAAATTTCATTCAAGAACTCGTGATCTGCATTACTATTGTTTTGTCCCAAGCTTTAGCAaagcttttatatataaaacatACTCTAATTCTTCGCGACAATAGCAAAGAATCAACCTGTACGTGTATCGAGTTTGTAAAGCAAGGGCAGTAGAATAATCGCACCAATGCACATATGCTGATTATCACATTAGTCCGCAAAGATGGTATTTGCACTTTGCACAAGCATCTCACAAGCATGATTAATTACAAATAATCGGATCACAACAAATGCAAGTGGGGGAGCAACACAAAAGGGGAGTAAAGCTTTCCGTAACCACATTTTTCGCACTCACACACAATCGTACGAAGtatactatatactccctccgtttcacaatgtaagtcattatagcattttccatatttatattgatattaatgaatctacatctagattcattaacatcaatatgaatgtgagaaatgctagaatgacttacattgtgaaacggaagaagtatgTTTTTCAGTCGAAAACACCGTGCATTCACATGCGTTTGTTTGACACGTGcgaataaatttttttataaaaaatactttTGCAGAAAATTcaacaatttaaaaaatataccgACAGAAATCTATGTGAAATCTGCATTTTAATcagccaaaaaaagaaaaggattaaaaacccaaacagttAACTGGGCCTAAAGACTGTAATTCGTCCACTTTTATGGCCCAATATGGGCCTGGCTTAATTCTAGTCCAAGCCCATCCGACGCAGCGGAGGCAGCCACGTGGACAGGCCCGACCAACCGCcatctgacaggtggggcccgcgaTGGCGGAAAAAATCGTGGATCCGTCGAGGCGGCGAGATATCCCCCGTGCCGCGCGTGCAGCTGCCGTTGCCGACCTCGCGCTCGCCGcaggccaccgcgccgccgctcgccgccggcgccgcacgCCGTACTGGGGGGGAGAGGGATTCGGAGAGATGCCTCCGAAGCGGCAGCGGTCGGCGGCGGGGCCGTCGGGGGAGGCGCCGGTCAACAGCCTGGACGACGGCTGCCTCATGCACATCTTCAGCTTCCTCAGCCCAATCCCAGGTTCGATTCGTTCGTAGTCTTACGATTACCCTAATCTTGTTATGGGAGAATTTGAGGCCGATTGGTAAATTGCTGCGAACGGTTGGTGGCGTAGGCTTTGGGGAATGTAAAATGTTCGAggatttgggacggaggggaaATGGGAACGGGCCAAAATTGGGGGTTTAGACCTGCTTTAGGCTTTAGCTCGATTGGAGTTTTGCTGGATTGTTCTAGTATGGGGTCTATTATGTAATTGTAGTGAAATTTAATTTTGTCTAATAGATGAAGATGTCACTAAGCACCTTCTCCAGGGGATGATTCGTAGGGTTTGCTTAAGTGCTCGCAATTGCGAATTCATGGTTTGATTACTCTTGGATTTACAACTTTACACAGTGAGATCGTGGAACCGCAATACCATAATGGTCCAGCTGATGTGTTGTTCTAGGTTCTAGGGTGAGAAACTGATGGTTGATCCATTTCGGCATTGCTGCTATTGGAGCAAATGTTCATGTGAGTTATTGCCATCTCATCCAGTAGACAACAAATCACATGAACTGGTGAACATCGCTACAATAGCAACAATTGCCAAAATGGGTGAACAAATCATATAAATTGCATGAACGTCGCTACAAGGTGCATCTTTTGAGTTTTAGAAGCTTTATTCGACCGAAATTTCATGCTAAATATTGCTATTTACATCTCTATTGATGAAATAGGTTTTATATGAAAACAAATAATTTTGTTGTATATCTGCCTTCACTGTGGGATCGGTAGACCCCTAGAGTTAGCAACACTCCACCTGGTAAGTTTGGATGTTCAATCTTGTCCCTATTTCTAGGTATATCAAACCTTTAGCTCACTGTTGGCGTGCTTGATTTTGTCCCTGCTACCATTTATTGCCTGATAATGTGACGCTGTTTATGTACTTTAAATGAGCTTTTTTTAGCATTTCATTTTTGAACCTGCAGATAGGTATAACACCGCCCTCGTTTGCCACAGATGGCGCTTCCTTGCATGCCATCCTCGACTGTGGTTGCGTGTTGAGAGGCCAATCAGAAATACAATAGAGCCAGGAGTCTATCCAAATCTTGAGTCTGCTGTTTCTGCAGCTAGGTCCGTGTTCTATCTGACTGTTCAATGTTCATTATGTTATAGAGGGGGTTATGGTCTTATGGATGACCTTTATTTGCGTTGTTTTAAAGGCCTGGGGATACTATTCTAATTGCTGCTGGTGGCACACATGTTGCACGTAATATCCAAATAAAGAAGCCTCTCTGCATTGTAAGTTTTTCCATTCATGTTTGTTATATCTCAAGAGTGAAAGTTTGATCTGGTATTCTGATGAAATGCTTCTTGCATTACACAGCAATTCTTTTTTGTTGTTGATGCAACTTTGAGCTTACGCTTGTCATTTGCTTACTGTCAGATTGGCGGGGGTGAGCTTCCTGACGACACAGTGTTAACATGTTCGCGTGGCTCTGACAAGTATGCATTTTTCTTCTGTGGCAATGGTTTTTTGTTCTTTCTAATGTTTCGTCAAAGCGGCAATGATTTTAATACCTTCCACTTGCCTGTCTGAGCAGTGCGTTGGAGTTCCATTCCACCTGCAAGATTGCAAATCTCACTATTAGAGCAGAGCTTGGGTGTTGTTTGCTTCATCGAAGTGGTAGATTAACTATTGAGGAGTGCTTGCTCCAGTGCGAGCAAAATCCTCTGGATTATTTGTCCTTCCCTATAATTAGCACAGCGATTGAGTATGATTCGTTCTCATCACTCAAGGAGCAAGGACATGGTGTAACTGTTGTTCGCACCCGCATTGAGGGGGGTGCGAAGGCCGTCAGGACTAATGGAACACTGGCGCTGCAACATGTGCGGGCTATCTATTCTCGCAGTTCTGTTTTCTTCTGGTTCGAAGTAGGAGAAAGGTAGGAATTCATGTAAACCTGTAAGGCCATGGCCATGTATCCTATCCAGTATCAACTCTTGGCATTGTCTGCCTCCTGTTTGTTGTaacatatgataaatattttCTATTTGGATCAACAGGGACACTAGTTACAAGTTAACTGCATAAAGTTTGATAATTTCATAAACTTAGCTGTCACAGATCAAATTTACCCTAATTCTTGGATCGGCAGCACAGGTTATTGATTGGCCGTTTGTAGTGATCTTCACGTCCTATTGTCGTTAATTTGAACAAAGGACAAGGCGGGGACCCTATCTGACACTGACTGCTAAATTAACTTCTACCTGTTGTAAACGTGATTGTTCTTGTGGAAGCGAGCAATCAGACAAGGATGCATTTGGACTGCTATTTTTCCATTTGGATGACTGACATTCTGTTAATCATGCGTTCGATGGAGTTTGTATTGATCTTGCAGTTCTGAACTTGTCTATTTGGTGGTGATTTTCTCAGTTTTTCTTGGGAAGGAAAATGATACAGATCACTCTTTTTTTCAATGTCTGAAGCAATTGCAATTTACTACATTCGTctacaaatataatatttttgacGACTATATTTGTGGACGAGGGTAGTAGCTCATGTTCATTATACTGTTGGGTGTAACTACTTAATTATACTGTAATCAATTACCCTACTATTCATGTTCTTTTTCTTGGTGCCTGATGTTACTCCTGTGTTCGTACAATATACAAGGAACCGTATGTAGTTCATCACTGTTACTGCTTTGTTCAAAGTCAGTGGTGAAAAAAGGGAGAAGTATTTAGTAGGGTTAGAAATGACAGGGAGGTTAATACAGAAAGTTAGATCCGTTCTAGTTAGTTGCGTCCTTTAATTAATATAGAAACTTGCATGAAGTTGCAAATTCAAACAAGTTGCAACGGTAGTCTAGATGCCACTGGACCAGTAACACATTTTCACGTGTACGGCTAAGGTAAAATAACTACAATTCGAAAGTAGTTAATAGCTTAATCTGTTTTTTTTACCCCCGTGGTGCTGATTGATTAGTAGACCAGCCAGCATGCCTGAAGCCTTGAACCTGAAGATTTCAAATTTCGTCTTGTCTCTTTCTGTTGTTTCCTCTCTCCCTTGGCCTGAATGTTCATTCTGTTAAAGCTGGCtcgttgttttttctttttcagaaaaTGACAAAGGCTGTTCCCACTTTACAGTttcattattaaaaagaaatcCAAGTCTGAACTTTCAGGTTTCCTTTATTTCTGATGAAGCCATCAGCTTGGGGTGCTCTGGAATCTGGATAACTTTGGTTGGGCAAGTACAGTGCAAATACTACTGGAGTACTACgccgtgtttagatccaaaataattcttcaaactttcaatttttttcatcacatcaaaactttcctacacacacaaacttctaacttttccatcacatcgttccaatttcaaccaaacttccaattttagtgagAACTAAACATAGCTAATAGTAGGGTTTCTCAAAATCTAATAGTAAGGCTGtctttagttcacgtcaaaattgaaagtttgattgaaattggaactatgtgacggaaaaattggaagtttatgtgtgtaggaaagttttgatgtgacgaaaaagttggaagtttgaagaaatattttggaactGAACACGGCGTAAGTGGAAATTTGGATTGTTTCTGAAGGTAGAGATTCTGAAAGAATCCACAGCTGTGATAAGCCTCTCAAACAAAGCCAATGAGTACAAACTACAAGAAGTTCAAAAAGATTCCTCCGACAAGTTTTCACCATAATTTTTCACTTCATATACTGTAGAAAGATTCATTTGGACACCTGAAGTTTCCAAAAGGAAGAAAATGAAGTTCTTCAGTGTCACTCTACACTGTTGGAAGCATCAGTGTCCATCTACTGCTCATCATTAAAGAATTCGAACTACAGAGAATGGAGTAGCAGTAATTCGTTTTTACCGTTGATGACCTGCACCAAACAGACAGGCCCCCACTGAATGAACAGTAACATCGAAATAATCCTTTCCAAACCCCGAGGAGATGGGGAAGGAAAACCACAAGAGACCATAAAAAACTTCCTCTGATAGAgaggagacagagagagaggaggagcttTATTTCGAATGCTCCTGACTCCTCCTCGGTTCCTCTTCCTCTCGAGCCCTTCACTGCAGTAGCATCATTCAAGCTGGACCCAAAGCATCCCAGATCAAATCAAACCCGCTGGTTTGGCCTTCCGTTTTGAGGTAGCGCATTTCGCTCGCTTCCTTTTGGAttgtttttttgaaaggaaagaTTGGATTTTCGGGGGGTTTTGAGGCGCTCCTGCCGTTCTTGGTTCGGGTATGGTGAAAATGCGGTGGTGAGATCGCGAATGTGTGTGTCTAGGTGCCCTTGGTTGCTGTCGATTAGGGTTTTTGGTCGGTTTTCTTTTGGGATTTTGGGGGGTTTGATGCTTTGGAGCGGATGGGATTTATTCATGTCGAGGTGTGCTTATTCGGTCAAGTAAATGGTTTTCCCCATCAGTGATGTATATGTACTGGACTTCTTACTAGGAAAGCTGCAATTTTAGATGATTGATCCATCTCATTCTTGGCATATCTTGACCAAGCATTTGTGAATATTTCTTCTCTTATTCGAAGCTTCAACCGTGTGGGTCGAACCGATTCTATACAAAAGAATCATGTTCTTTCTTTTTACTGCTATTTTAGGCACTTAGCTCGAGATACTGTGCATTTTGATATTAAGTTGTTATGGGCTCAACCTGATGTTCCTGCTTCTAGCTCTGAGGTGTCCATGATGTAAGGGAGCTATGTCTATGATTATGTCTTTCCAATATCAGAGATTCGTAGTAATTTCCTTGCTCCACTGTTTACGCTTTGCAACTGCCAGCATCATGGTTTCTTTGAATTAGCAATAATCATAGGTACTGTTTATACTAGCAATTCATCATTACACAAGGAGGAAAGATGCCACATTGTGATGATGAACTGCCCTCTGCCCTACTCTTGTTGTTTCTGTTGTTCAGTGCTGCTGTAAGTAGTTTCAGCTTTGTGTGCAATACAAGGTGTAGTGGAGTTTGATAGAAGTGACTCCCCTTTTCCCATTCCTTATCTGCAAATGCATAATTCGCCTCCACTACCGGCTTTCCTCCTCTTAGAGCTGTGGTCTTTACAGTCAAGCAGTAGTTGTTTGTACCTAGAACCGCCGACCAACTAACTGAAAAAGAGACAGGCCATGGCTGCAAATCTATCATGAGTTTCATCTATCTACCAAAACCATAGTCCAAAACCACTATAGGATGTAATTGACTCAATTTTGTAAGTTTATGGTTCTAAACAACCAGTTGTTCAGTGTGTAAAATGGACATGTTTTTGCAATGCTTAGGAGTATACATGTACTTCTCCAATCCAATTTCATATGAAGTCTGTGTGAGCTCATAAAGCCTTCAAGTTTGGTTTGTTTGTCTTATGACTGCCTTAGGggttaaaaaaatagttttgctCTGAGTTCCAAAGGGAAGGCAAGGAAATTTAGTTTGGCGACGATTTTTTGATGAGCAAACATGCACTTCTACCTTATTATCTTTCCTTTAACCACTGGAAAtaaattctctcttttttcgtTTATACAGGGATTCTATATCTATAGGCTTGTCCATGGCATCAGTTACTTATCTTGATGATGCCCATTCTGAAGTTATCGATCCTCCAAAGAACGAGGAGATGCTGGATGTTACTGAACTTGTTGATGATCACACCCAGCATTCACCAAAACCGAATGCGATGGTCTCTGGCAATGTGCGTGAGCTACTGGAATGCCCTGTGTGTCTAAATGCCATGTATCCTCCAATTCATCAGGTACACCTTGTTACCAAACTCTTAACTACACTTACATTACATTTATCTGAACCATCCAGTGACATTATGCTAGCATAGTTATAGGCTTTTGGCATGCTTGTATCTGGTATACAGtaggggtgtgtttggataatgggaaatgagag
The window above is part of the Oryza sativa Japonica Group chromosome 7, ASM3414082v1 genome. Proteins encoded here:
- the LOC107276052 gene encoding annexin D3 translates to MSINAVPSPVPSASDDAESLRKALQGWRADKGALTRILCRRTAAQRAAIRRAYAFLYREPLLNCFRYKLSRHCLLSLDFWKAMILWTMDPAERDANLVHEALKKKQRDETYYMSVLIEVSCACTPDHLVAVRRAYLALFGCSVEEDVAASPAIQEPLKKMLVRLVSSYRYEGDECVVDMDVVRMEASQLAEAIKKKKQPRGEDEVVRIVTTRSKSQLRATFQRYREDHGSDIAEDIDSHCIGQFGRMLKTAVWCLTSPEKHFAEVIRHSILGLGTYEDMLTRVIVSRAEIDMRHIREEYKVRYKTTVTRDVVGDTSFGYKGFLLALVGRED
- the LOC4344171 gene encoding F-box protein SKIP5 — translated: MAEKIVDPSRRRDIPRAARAAAVADLALAAGHRAAARRRRRTPYWGGEGFGEMPPKRQRSAAGPSGEAPVNSLDDGCLMHIFSFLSPIPDRYNTALVCHRWRFLACHPRLWLRVERPIRNTIEPGVYPNLESAVSAARPGDTILIAAGGTHVARNIQIKKPLCIIGGGELPDDTVLTCSRGSDNALEFHSTCKIANLTIRAELGCCLLHRSGRLTIEECLLQCEQNPLDYLSFPIISTAIEYDSFSSLKEQGHGVTVVRTRIEGGAKAVRTNGTLALQHVRAIYSRSSVFFWFEVGER